A portion of the Halopelagius inordinatus genome contains these proteins:
- a CDS encoding DUF7854 family protein, with product MDRISALRNVEEALRDFESGDSDLAATEQRVVTVLRTYATDFEGEDGVAPYQATGEGRAHGLVVVAESEAAARERVHDLLDEEQGTLSFDVDRL from the coding sequence ATGGACCGCATCTCCGCACTCCGAAACGTCGAAGAGGCCCTCCGCGACTTCGAGTCGGGCGATTCCGACTTAGCGGCGACAGAACAGCGAGTCGTGACCGTCCTCCGGACGTACGCGACGGACTTCGAGGGCGAAGACGGCGTCGCCCCGTACCAAGCCACCGGCGAGGGGCGCGCGCACGGACTCGTCGTCGTCGCGGAGAGCGAGGCGGCCGCCCGCGAACGCGTCCACGACCTGTTGGACGAAGAGCAAGGAACGCTGTCGTTCGACGTGGACCGACTGTAA
- a CDS encoding DUF7855 family protein, which produces MLLVVTYSRAARETLRNACRTHEDAVVRRFGRAALFEETEFGAFLTCRLREKHGHDVQIERTEPFNEFAAVPDGVREAAEAYEAREKTSTPYDKFAAGTDHPDPAAMRTRDL; this is translated from the coding sequence GTGTTGTTGGTCGTGACCTACTCTCGGGCCGCTCGCGAGACGCTTCGAAACGCCTGTCGAACGCACGAAGACGCGGTCGTCCGCCGGTTCGGGCGCGCCGCCCTCTTCGAGGAGACGGAGTTCGGCGCGTTTCTCACCTGTCGCCTCCGCGAGAAACACGGACACGACGTTCAGATAGAGCGGACGGAACCGTTCAACGAGTTCGCCGCCGTCCCCGACGGGGTTCGGGAGGCGGCCGAGGCGTACGAGGCCCGCGAGAAGACGAGCACGCCGTACGACAAGTTCGCCGCCGGAACCGACCACCCCGACCCGGCGGCGATGCGAACGCGCGACCTGTGA
- a CDS encoding DUF7856 family protein: MTGDSSDAPRVRLPSGETFSGRVIDLRESDDAVPADAVCRAVRFGRPAAADAPEVVCPSPGPVHGYVARLDRGTAFDRRGALAALARSRGHAAPADGELAEVRAELDSIRPPSPADVEAARRRAAEAGAETERLRERVATLRGRLSAHRERGGETDDAVAEAEAELSEATTRLSEVATDRIAARQRLELLESEAREGRDERERRLRLEDEAGNLERAVRRSLAASVYDDFSSAVAALPDPFDAAAGDEPGEYDGPAAAAAVAVARLADIRAPVVVSPPLADAFGGPRPAGEFLRAPVVVR; encoded by the coding sequence GTGACGGGGGACTCCTCGGACGCGCCGCGCGTTCGACTCCCCTCCGGGGAGACGTTCTCCGGGCGAGTGATCGACCTCCGAGAGAGCGACGACGCAGTCCCCGCGGACGCCGTTTGCCGCGCGGTTCGGTTCGGACGCCCCGCCGCCGCGGACGCCCCCGAAGTCGTCTGTCCGTCGCCCGGACCGGTCCACGGGTACGTCGCACGTCTCGACCGGGGGACGGCGTTCGACCGCAGAGGGGCGCTTGCGGCCCTCGCTCGGAGTCGCGGTCACGCGGCACCGGCCGACGGCGAACTCGCCGAAGTCCGCGCGGAACTGGACTCGATTCGCCCGCCGTCGCCCGCCGACGTGGAGGCGGCCCGACGCCGCGCCGCGGAGGCGGGAGCCGAAACCGAACGCCTCAGAGAGCGAGTGGCGACGCTCCGGGGGCGTCTCTCCGCCCACCGCGAACGCGGCGGGGAGACCGACGACGCAGTCGCCGAAGCGGAGGCGGAACTCTCGGAGGCGACGACTCGGCTCTCGGAAGTCGCGACCGACCGCATCGCCGCCCGACAGCGACTCGAACTCCTCGAATCCGAGGCGCGCGAGGGGCGCGACGAGAGGGAACGGCGACTGAGACTCGAAGACGAGGCGGGAAACCTCGAACGCGCGGTTCGCCGGTCGCTCGCGGCGTCCGTCTACGACGACTTCTCGTCCGCGGTCGCCGCCCTGCCGGACCCGTTCGACGCCGCGGCGGGCGACGAACCGGGCGAGTACGACGGCCCCGCGGCCGCGGCGGCAGTCGCCGTCGCGCGCCTCGCCGACATTCGCGCGCCGGTCGTCGTCTCGCCGCCTCTCGCCGACGCGTTCGGCGGCCCGCGTCCGGCGGGCGAGTTCCTCCGCGCGCCCGTCGTCGTCCGGTGA
- a CDS encoding DUF7857 domain-containing protein — protein MHHDASVDTVSGTTLVTVRVRNDAPVARRVRVRNRLDGPVFPPRREGVPKAGWDDNGYEGIVPAGGTVALGYACPVDADESGDTDPVAVESLGRADDAERADESDAVAEAVRSLGRSRPPADAVPDPTETARDDSDRRGAERRDADGGPDSDSPSTDVRDAADDGSGLISDDDGAIPDDDGAVSDDAATDLPDSVASWLAEVRARVARAERLTDASAADATEVLEEAGGFDGVSSLPAAVAADEETLRAFAARAERLADRAAAADAEPVVESVGRVA, from the coding sequence ATGCACCACGACGCGTCAGTCGACACCGTCTCGGGGACGACGCTCGTCACCGTCCGCGTTCGCAACGATGCGCCCGTCGCGCGCCGCGTCCGGGTCCGAAACCGACTGGACGGACCGGTCTTCCCCCCGCGCCGCGAGGGCGTCCCGAAAGCGGGGTGGGACGACAACGGCTACGAGGGCATCGTCCCCGCGGGGGGAACCGTCGCTCTCGGCTACGCCTGCCCCGTCGACGCCGACGAGTCGGGCGATACGGACCCCGTCGCCGTCGAATCGCTCGGACGCGCCGACGACGCCGAACGCGCCGACGAGAGCGACGCGGTCGCGGAGGCGGTTCGATCGCTCGGCCGTTCCCGACCACCCGCCGACGCCGTGCCGGACCCGACCGAGACGGCGCGAGACGACTCCGACCGCCGCGGCGCAGAGAGACGCGACGCCGATGGTGGGCCGGACTCCGATTCGCCGTCTACCGACGTTCGAGACGCCGCAGACGACGGTTCCGGACTGATTTCGGACGATGACGGAGCGATTCCGGACGATGACGGGGCGGTTTCAGACGATGCCGCGACCGACCTCCCCGACTCGGTCGCGTCGTGGTTGGCCGAGGTGCGGGCGCGCGTCGCGCGCGCCGAACGGTTGACCGACGCCTCCGCCGCCGACGCCACCGAAGTCCTCGAAGAGGCGGGCGGGTTCGACGGCGTCTCGTCGCTTCCCGCGGCCGTCGCGGCCGACGAGGAGACGCTTCGGGCGTTCGCGGCGCGCGCCGAACGACTCGCTGACCGCGCGGCCGCCGCCGACGCCGAACCGGTCGTAGAGAGCGTCGGGAGGGTGGCGTGA
- a CDS encoding MinD/ParA family ATP-binding protein has protein sequence MILAVTGGKGGVGKSTLAFELGAALDAVVVDADLGMADLPTGPGPDLHDVLAGRADPVEAVRDGTGPVSILPCGRSLSGARAADVTRLDETLRAVERAYGDVVVDCPAGMKADAGVPLAVADACLVVASPRPYALADAVRTRELARELDAGLVAVAVNRAVEDPPTEAFEDVLGAPAVVVPADPRVGRNLAECRPVMRCAPSSRAGRAVSELASAVARCRRV, from the coding sequence GTGATTCTCGCCGTCACCGGCGGGAAAGGGGGCGTCGGCAAGTCCACGCTGGCGTTCGAACTCGGCGCGGCACTCGACGCCGTGGTGGTGGACGCCGACCTCGGGATGGCCGACCTGCCGACCGGCCCCGGCCCGGACCTCCACGACGTTCTCGCGGGGCGCGCGGACCCGGTCGAGGCCGTCAGAGACGGCACCGGCCCCGTCTCGATTCTCCCGTGCGGACGCTCTCTCTCGGGGGCGCGCGCGGCGGACGTGACCCGACTCGACGAGACGCTCCGCGCCGTCGAACGCGCGTACGGGGACGTCGTCGTCGACTGCCCGGCCGGGATGAAAGCCGACGCGGGCGTCCCTCTCGCCGTCGCGGACGCGTGTCTCGTCGTCGCGTCCCCGCGACCGTACGCTCTCGCCGACGCCGTCCGCACGCGCGAACTCGCGCGGGAACTCGACGCCGGACTCGTCGCCGTCGCGGTGAACCGCGCGGTGGAGGACCCGCCGACGGAGGCGTTCGAGGACGTCCTCGGCGCACCGGCCGTCGTCGTGCCCGCGGACCCGCGCGTCGGACGCAATCTCGCGGAGTGTCGCCCCGTGATGCGGTGTGCGCCGTCGAGTCGCGCGGGCCGCGCCGTCTCGGAACTGGCCTCGGCCGTCGCTCGGTGTCGGCGGGTCTGA
- a CDS encoding transcription initiation factor IIB: MSKAHSTRTEQTQTTDVARTEDESGRAGGAADRTCPECDGGLHAEDGETVCDDCGLVVSEYRIDHGPEWRSFADDDRNPKRTGAPLTRSRHDKGLSTEIGRSTRLKGRKRRRLARMRRQHNRARISTKRERNQVYAFTEIRRLTGELSLPDRIRDHACSLFDSAQNEDLLRGRSLEGFAAACVYAACRVAGVSRTTDEVTDAAKATADEQSAAYDALNRELGLPVGPIDPAEYIPRFASELELSGDVERRAREYVEKATERGLSVGRNPSGVAAACLYTAARDADAGVTQKEASNVAGVTPVTLRSTYTDLRDDE, encoded by the coding sequence ATGAGCAAGGCACACTCGACGCGGACCGAGCAGACCCAGACCACCGACGTCGCCCGGACGGAAGACGAGAGCGGACGGGCGGGCGGCGCGGCCGACCGGACGTGTCCCGAGTGCGACGGGGGACTCCACGCCGAGGACGGAGAGACGGTGTGCGACGACTGCGGCCTCGTCGTCTCGGAGTACCGCATCGACCACGGCCCCGAGTGGCGGTCGTTCGCGGACGACGACCGGAACCCGAAGCGGACGGGCGCGCCGTTGACGCGTTCGCGCCACGACAAAGGCCTCTCGACGGAAATCGGTCGCTCGACTCGCCTGAAGGGCCGGAAGCGTCGCAGACTCGCCCGGATGCGTCGCCAGCACAACCGCGCCCGCATCTCCACGAAACGAGAGCGGAATCAGGTGTACGCGTTCACGGAGATTCGCCGCCTGACCGGTGAACTCTCACTGCCGGACCGCATCCGCGACCACGCGTGTTCGCTGTTCGATTCGGCGCAAAACGAGGACCTCCTGCGCGGGCGGTCGCTCGAAGGGTTCGCCGCCGCCTGCGTCTACGCCGCCTGTCGCGTCGCCGGCGTCTCTCGAACCACGGACGAGGTAACGGACGCCGCGAAGGCGACGGCCGACGAGCAGTCTGCGGCGTACGACGCCTTGAACCGCGAACTCGGCCTCCCGGTCGGACCCATCGACCCCGCGGAGTACATCCCCCGATTCGCCAGCGAACTCGAACTCTCGGGCGACGTGGAACGCCGCGCCCGCGAGTACGTCGAGAAAGCGACAGAGCGCGGTCTGTCGGTGGGGCGGAACCCGAGCGGTGTCGCGGCGGCGTGTCTCTACACGGCCGCTCGAGACGCGGACGCCGGAGTGACGCAGAAGGAAGCGTCGAACGTGGCGGGCGTCACGCCGGTCACGCTCCGAAGCACCTACACCGACCTTCGCGACGACGAGTAA
- a CDS encoding DUF7858 family protein — protein MGLSDIAAGLEVTAEQVERGVATVDDTEVDVGARLRAHAEKLPCTPEASLTVVERYAAGDSVGEAGRAASVAAVTAAKVLHRCGVEGVTPLAPMARDVLRDWLTGDISRADALELTGADEAEFALAAYVETHDSVPELAEATRRDATAPLSGDALVEKREALADTMSASNEMF, from the coding sequence ATGGGACTGTCGGATATCGCCGCGGGCCTCGAAGTGACCGCGGAACAGGTCGAACGCGGCGTCGCGACCGTAGACGACACGGAGGTGGACGTGGGGGCGCGCCTCCGCGCGCACGCCGAGAAACTCCCCTGCACGCCGGAGGCGTCGCTGACCGTCGTAGAGCGGTACGCGGCGGGAGACAGCGTCGGCGAGGCCGGACGCGCGGCGTCCGTCGCCGCCGTCACCGCGGCGAAGGTGCTCCACCGGTGCGGCGTGGAGGGCGTGACACCGCTCGCACCGATGGCGCGAGACGTGCTCCGCGATTGGTTGACCGGCGACATCTCTCGGGCGGACGCGCTCGAACTGACCGGCGCGGACGAGGCGGAGTTCGCACTCGCGGCCTACGTCGAGACTCACGATTCGGTGCCGGAACTCGCCGAGGCGACGAGGCGCGACGCGACGGCGCCGCTTTCGGGCGACGCACTCGTCGAGAAACGCGAGGCACTCGCGGACACGATGAGCGCCTCGAACGAGATGTTCTGA
- a CDS encoding cell division inhibitor, protein MSNDDPSTVALVGTTGGAGTTRCAVETAAALAADGRDVAVLDAAFATQGLADHVHGALDPDVTALVTDRADAPLSDGLVELGLDTPGTVACCPAAAPFERLARAKSADAARQFEARIAEAADAFDHVVVDVPPVASNQSIAAVDACDRVCLVAPGTTRGADAVQRMRGRLTDLGSETDLVVATRGELRTADVSVPESDATEPDACPSCLGTGEDAFAAGVGRLAAAAFETELDDAFAGDGLLASVGRYVRR, encoded by the coding sequence ATGTCGAACGACGACCCCTCGACAGTCGCCCTCGTCGGGACCACCGGCGGCGCGGGGACGACGCGGTGCGCGGTAGAGACGGCGGCGGCCCTCGCGGCGGACGGCCGCGACGTAGCGGTTCTGGACGCCGCCTTCGCCACGCAGGGACTCGCAGACCACGTTCACGGAGCGCTCGACCCCGACGTGACGGCTCTCGTGACCGACCGCGCGGACGCGCCGCTTTCGGACGGCCTCGTCGAACTGGGACTCGACACGCCGGGTACCGTCGCCTGTTGTCCCGCGGCCGCGCCCTTCGAACGCCTCGCGCGGGCGAAGTCCGCGGACGCCGCCCGGCAGTTCGAGGCGCGAATCGCCGAGGCCGCAGACGCCTTCGACCACGTCGTCGTGGACGTGCCGCCCGTCGCGTCGAACCAGTCTATCGCCGCCGTCGACGCCTGCGACCGGGTCTGTCTCGTCGCGCCGGGGACGACGCGAGGGGCCGACGCGGTCCAGCGAATGCGGGGGCGACTCACCGACCTCGGTTCGGAAACGGACCTCGTCGTCGCGACGCGCGGCGAACTCCGAACGGCCGACGTCTCCGTCCCCGAGAGCGACGCGACGGAGCCCGACGCCTGTCCGTCCTGTCTCGGAACCGGCGAGGACGCCTTCGCCGCGGGCGTCGGCCGCCTCGCCGCCGCCGCGTTCGAGACGGAGCTAGACGACGCCTTCGCGGGTGACGGACTCCTCGCGAGCGTCGGTCGGTACGTGCGTCGGTAG
- a CDS encoding HIT family protein, translating into MSDDETIFEKIVAGEIPARSVYETDAVFAFLDANPLAPGHTLVVPKEAYERVGEMPADVASDVFAAVHRLTPKVEDAVDADAVTVGVNDGKAAGQEVPHVHVHLVPRFEGDGGGPIHAVAGDRPDLTEEELDAIADGISDAEA; encoded by the coding sequence ATGAGCGACGACGAGACCATCTTCGAGAAGATAGTCGCCGGAGAGATACCCGCACGCTCCGTCTACGAGACGGACGCCGTCTTCGCGTTCCTCGACGCGAACCCGTTGGCTCCGGGCCACACCCTCGTCGTGCCGAAAGAGGCGTACGAACGCGTCGGAGAGATGCCCGCGGACGTGGCGTCGGACGTGTTCGCCGCGGTTCACCGGTTGACGCCGAAGGTGGAAGACGCCGTGGACGCCGACGCGGTGACGGTCGGCGTCAACGACGGGAAGGCCGCGGGACAGGAGGTGCCGCACGTCCACGTCCACCTCGTCCCGCGGTTCGAGGGCGACGGCGGCGGACCGATACACGCCGTCGCCGGTGACAGGCCCGACCTCACGGAGGAGGAACTCGACGCAATCGCGGACGGTATCTCCGACGCGGAGGCCTGA
- a CDS encoding uracil-DNA glycosylase: MGDGDSLFPDESSRFVVEPGCERCPALVACREHISWGSGSRDADVFVVGEAPGAGDPSADRWRGGNHTGIAYTTRHSGRRVRRLLAAVGHPDAYYTNAVKCFPCDESGETNREPTAEERANCRAHLETELERVEPAVVVATGKHATKTMLAFDGKSLDGFVDSVLEPVELAAFDATLLPILHPSYQDVWVSRLGYSPAEYEAAIRERLP; this comes from the coding sequence GTGGGAGACGGTGACTCGCTGTTTCCGGACGAGAGCTCCCGGTTCGTCGTAGAACCGGGCTGTGAGCGTTGCCCCGCACTCGTAGCGTGCCGAGAGCACATCTCGTGGGGGAGCGGGTCCCGCGACGCGGACGTGTTCGTCGTCGGCGAGGCGCCCGGCGCGGGCGACCCGTCGGCAGACCGGTGGCGGGGCGGCAACCACACCGGGATAGCCTACACGACGCGCCACTCCGGTCGGCGCGTCCGCCGACTGTTGGCCGCCGTCGGCCACCCCGACGCCTACTACACGAACGCGGTGAAATGCTTCCCCTGCGACGAGAGCGGTGAGACGAACCGCGAACCGACCGCGGAGGAACGCGCGAACTGCCGCGCCCACCTCGAAACCGAACTCGAACGGGTCGAACCGGCCGTCGTCGTGGCCACCGGCAAGCACGCGACGAAGACGATGCTCGCGTTCGACGGGAAATCCCTCGACGGGTTCGTCGACTCCGTTCTCGAACCGGTCGAACTGGCGGCGTTCGACGCGACTCTCCTGCCGATACTCCACCCCTCGTATCAGGACGTGTGGGTGTCGCGACTGGGCTACTCGCCCGCGGAGTACGAGGCGGCGATTCGCGAGCGGTTGCCCTGA
- a CDS encoding DUF7860 family protein, whose protein sequence is MGQYGSLDYPRMTKLGVALGLALFAVGAAGNMVAPAVFGPLPGWERTLFFDAEAIGVALTLLSPFVFGIFLPLTE, encoded by the coding sequence ATGGGACAGTACGGTTCACTCGACTACCCCCGCATGACCAAACTCGGTGTCGCCCTCGGACTCGCTCTGTTCGCCGTCGGCGCGGCGGGCAACATGGTCGCCCCCGCCGTGTTCGGTCCGCTTCCCGGATGGGAGCGGACGCTGTTTTTCGACGCGGAAGCCATCGGCGTCGCCCTCACTCTCCTGTCGCCGTTCGTCTTCGGCATCTTCCTGCCGTTGACGGAGTGA
- the prs gene encoding ribose-phosphate diphosphokinase → MIVPGASSQGLAAALATELDEPLAAATYDRFPDGETLAAVPDFESGDRAVVVATTDSNDAWVELLQLQDAVREAGASEVVTVLPYMGYARQDEAFEAGHPVSARAMARAVSTTSDRVVLVNPHEERIADFFDAHVTVVDAAACLSDPLPETLDDPLFLSPDAGAVELAGAVRDAYGRGETDYFEKVRHSGTDVEITPSDADAAGRDVVIVDDIVATGSTMSQAVDHLAEKGAENVFAACVHALLVRNARTKLERAGVERVFGTDTVERDVSAVSVAPYVAAAVSAVEVGE, encoded by the coding sequence ACTCGCGACGGAACTGGACGAACCGCTGGCGGCCGCGACGTACGACCGCTTCCCCGACGGCGAGACGCTCGCGGCCGTCCCCGACTTCGAGTCGGGCGACCGCGCGGTTGTCGTCGCGACCACGGACTCGAACGACGCGTGGGTCGAGTTGCTCCAACTACAGGACGCCGTCCGCGAGGCGGGCGCCTCCGAAGTCGTCACCGTCCTGCCGTACATGGGCTACGCGCGACAGGACGAGGCGTTCGAGGCGGGCCACCCCGTCTCCGCCCGCGCGATGGCGCGGGCCGTCTCGACGACGTCGGACCGCGTCGTCCTCGTGAACCCCCACGAGGAGCGAATCGCCGACTTCTTCGACGCGCACGTCACCGTCGTCGACGCCGCCGCCTGCCTTTCTGACCCCCTGCCCGAGACGTTGGACGACCCCCTCTTTCTCTCGCCGGACGCCGGTGCCGTCGAACTCGCGGGCGCGGTCCGCGACGCCTACGGCCGCGGCGAGACGGACTACTTCGAGAAGGTGCGCCACTCGGGGACGGACGTCGAAATCACGCCGAGCGACGCCGACGCCGCGGGCCGAGACGTCGTCATCGTAGACGACATCGTCGCCACCGGGTCGACGATGAGCCAAGCCGTCGACCATCTGGCCGAGAAGGGCGCAGAGAACGTCTTCGCCGCCTGCGTCCACGCTCTCTTGGTCAGAAACGCCCGGACGAAACTCGAACGCGCGGGCGTCGAACGCGTGTTCGGAACCGACACCGTCGAACGCGACGTGAGCGCCGTCAGCGTCGCGCCGTACGTCGCCGCCGCCGTCTCGGCAGTCGAAGTCGGGGAGTGA